The following are from one region of the Rhizobacter sp. AJA081-3 genome:
- a CDS encoding (2Fe-2S)-binding protein — protein sequence MTSLRIQVNGQSVDTDVAPTTLLIDLLRGPLGLTGTHQGCDTAQCGACTVLIDGQAVKSCSLLALQAQGRAVTTVEGLARGDTLHPLQEAFIACHGLQCGFCTPGMMMSACGLLRQVPQPSDAQIADALEGNLCRCTGYVNIVAAVQQAAQAMAATGEKA from the coding sequence ATGACGAGCTTGCGCATCCAGGTCAACGGCCAGTCCGTCGACACCGACGTGGCGCCCACCACTTTGCTGATCGACCTGCTGCGCGGGCCGCTCGGCCTGACCGGCACGCACCAGGGTTGCGACACCGCGCAGTGCGGCGCCTGCACCGTGCTGATCGACGGCCAGGCGGTGAAGAGTTGCAGCCTGCTGGCACTGCAGGCGCAGGGCCGCGCAGTGACGACCGTCGAGGGCCTGGCGCGCGGCGACACGCTGCATCCGCTGCAGGAAGCCTTCATCGCCTGCCACGGCCTGCAGTGCGGCTTCTGCACGCCGGGCATGATGATGTCGGCCTGCGGCCTGCTCAGGCAGGTGCCGCAGCCCAGCGACGCTCAGATCGCCGATGCGCTCGAAGGCAACCTGTGCCGCTGCACCGGCTACGTCAACATCGTCGCCGCCGTGCAGCAGGCCGCGCAGGCGATGGCCGCCACCGGAGAGAAGGCATGA
- a CDS encoding Gfo/Idh/MocA family protein has translation MKKVVWGVLSTAKIGVKQVIPAMQISPWCDMRAIASRSLPAARAAAGALGMAQAYGSYEELIADPEIEAIYNPLPNHLHIPLTLQAARAGKHVLCEKPFSLTAAEAGQLREVAGRVHIMEAFMVRFHPQWQRVRELVRAGRIGTPRAVQVFFSYFNDDPGNIRNQADIGGGALYDIGCYAIVAGRFLFEADPARVVALVDRDPALGTDRTTSALADFGGGRQLGFTVSTQAQRYQRLNIVGTSGRIEVLIPFNAPQGEATTILVDSTGALDGSGVERETLPKCDQYTLQGEAFSRAVRGEISLPYGLDDAVMNMRIIDALLRSEHSGRWEAP, from the coding sequence ATGAAAAAGGTGGTGTGGGGCGTGCTCAGCACGGCGAAGATCGGCGTCAAGCAGGTGATCCCGGCGATGCAGATCAGCCCATGGTGCGACATGCGTGCCATCGCCTCGCGCTCGCTGCCGGCGGCGCGTGCCGCGGCCGGCGCGCTGGGCATGGCCCAGGCCTACGGCAGCTACGAGGAACTGATCGCCGACCCCGAGATCGAGGCGATCTACAACCCGCTGCCGAATCACCTGCACATCCCTCTGACGCTGCAGGCGGCGCGCGCGGGCAAGCACGTGCTGTGCGAGAAGCCGTTCTCGCTGACTGCGGCCGAAGCGGGGCAGCTGCGGGAAGTGGCCGGCCGGGTGCACATCATGGAAGCGTTCATGGTGCGCTTCCACCCGCAGTGGCAGCGCGTGCGCGAGCTCGTGCGCGCCGGGCGCATCGGCACGCCACGCGCGGTGCAGGTGTTCTTCTCGTACTTCAACGACGACCCGGGCAACATCCGCAACCAGGCCGACATCGGCGGCGGCGCGCTGTACGACATCGGTTGCTACGCGATCGTGGCCGGGCGCTTTCTGTTCGAGGCCGACCCGGCTCGTGTGGTCGCGCTGGTCGACCGCGACCCGGCGCTGGGCACCGACCGCACGACCAGCGCGCTGGCCGACTTCGGCGGCGGCCGCCAGCTCGGCTTCACCGTCTCGACGCAGGCGCAGCGTTACCAGCGGCTGAACATCGTCGGCACGAGCGGGCGCATCGAGGTGCTGATCCCCTTCAACGCGCCGCAGGGCGAGGCCACGACGATCCTGGTCGACTCGACCGGCGCGCTCGATGGCAGCGGCGTCGAGCGCGAGACGCTGCCCAAGTGCGACCAGTACACGCTGCAGGGCGAGGCCTTCTCGCGTGCGGTGCGCGGTGAGATCTCGCTGCCCTACGGTCTCGATGATGCGGTGATGAACATGCGCATCATCGATGCGCTGTTGCGCTCGGAGCACAGCGGGCGCTGGGAAGCGCCCTGA
- a CDS encoding GNAT family N-acetyltransferase — translation MDLLHTPCLDDWTGPDGSRLRIRAVRPQDAAALQALIGGLSALDRRRRFHGALNNVSGQRLDDMANVDGHRHIALVVLAERAGRETLIADVRCVTDLSDSAAEFALVVAEAWRGRGVARRAVAALRLAAAGEGLHWLYGHVLADNAPMLALMRRCGFSLTPHRRDDQIVVAESRCELTADPGERTPWWLLWPTRIALNTLAR, via the coding sequence ATGGACCTGCTGCACACCCCTTGTCTCGATGACTGGACCGGCCCCGACGGCAGCCGCCTGCGCATCCGCGCAGTGCGACCGCAGGACGCCGCCGCACTGCAGGCGCTGATCGGCGGCCTGTCGGCGCTGGACCGGCGAAGGCGCTTCCACGGCGCGTTGAACAACGTGTCGGGCCAGCGCCTGGACGACATGGCCAATGTCGATGGCCATCGGCACATCGCACTGGTGGTGCTCGCCGAGCGCGCCGGCCGCGAGACGCTGATCGCCGATGTGCGCTGCGTCACCGACCTGAGCGACAGCGCAGCGGAGTTCGCGCTGGTGGTCGCCGAGGCCTGGCGCGGCCGCGGCGTGGCCCGGCGGGCCGTGGCCGCCCTGCGCCTTGCCGCCGCGGGCGAAGGCCTGCACTGGCTGTACGGCCACGTGCTGGCCGACAACGCACCGATGCTGGCCCTCATGCGGCGCTGCGGCTTCAGCTTGACGCCGCACCGCCGCGACGACCAGATCGTGGTGGCCGAATCGCGCTGCGAGCTCACGGCCGACCCCGGCGAACGCACGCCTTGGTGGCTGCTCTGGCCGACTCGGATCGCCCTCAACACCCTTGCACGCTGA
- a CDS encoding patatin-like phospholipase family protein, with the protein MATSISRIPDATQLALVLGSGGVRSIAAVGIAEVLWRHGIRPQLVVGCSSGALFGALVASATEPREALEMARRLWSQELTTQRRWRAYAQLVAPRLAGFSADFALRDSTLIAQRIEQAFGDVRIEELPIPLRVTATDAVTGQPVVIERGPLAPALRASMALPFLFPPVRIDGRRLVDGVVSDPLPVSAAAGAQAVITLGFEGAMPRRIDRPSRLVAQHSTSLMNNLMRARIETAEARGQRLLPLTLTLKRRIGLWETDALPELFEAGQRAAEERLGEIHALLDGAPRRAAA; encoded by the coding sequence ATGGCCACATCGATTTCTCGCATCCCCGATGCGACCCAGCTGGCCCTCGTGCTCGGCAGCGGCGGCGTACGCAGCATCGCCGCGGTCGGCATCGCCGAGGTGCTGTGGCGCCACGGCATCCGGCCGCAGCTGGTGGTGGGCTGCAGTTCCGGCGCGCTGTTCGGCGCGCTCGTCGCCTCGGCCACCGAACCGCGCGAGGCGTTGGAGATGGCGCGCCGGCTGTGGTCGCAGGAACTCACCACGCAACGCCGCTGGCGTGCCTACGCACAGTTGGTAGCGCCGCGCCTGGCCGGCTTCAGCGCCGACTTCGCTTTGCGCGACAGCACGCTGATCGCGCAGCGCATCGAGCAGGCCTTCGGCGACGTGCGCATCGAGGAGCTGCCGATCCCGCTGCGCGTGACTGCCACCGACGCCGTCACCGGCCAGCCGGTGGTGATCGAGCGCGGCCCGCTCGCGCCGGCGCTGCGCGCCAGCATGGCGCTGCCCTTCCTGTTCCCGCCGGTGCGCATCGACGGCCGCCGGCTGGTCGATGGCGTCGTGTCCGACCCGCTGCCGGTGTCGGCCGCCGCAGGGGCGCAGGCCGTCATCACGCTCGGCTTCGAGGGTGCGATGCCACGCCGCATCGACCGGCCTTCGCGGCTGGTCGCGCAACACAGCACCTCGCTGATGAACAACCTGATGCGCGCGCGGATCGAGACCGCCGAAGCGCGCGGCCAGCGCCTGCTCCCCCTGACGCTCACGCTCAAGCGCCGCATCGGGCTGTGGGAGACCGATGCACTGCCGGAGCTGTTCGAGGCCGGCCAGCGCGCCGCCGAAGAGCGGCTCGGCGAGATCCACGCCCTGCTCGACGGTGCGCCGCGCCGCGCCGCCGCCTGA
- a CDS encoding ECF-type sigma factor, protein MFPVESETSNPTVGAPVAADELFAKLYHELRRLARSRLASGGRHTLLDTSALVHEAFMRMQRGGLVELKDREHFLAYAATTMRSVVIDFVRRRSAERRGGGIEHVTLDTRASEELGASDDEILEVHEALQTLAQVDPRLVRVVEMRYFAGLTDLEIASALGVTDRTVRRDWERARLLLAQMLGR, encoded by the coding sequence ATGTTCCCAGTCGAATCCGAGACCTCGAACCCGACCGTCGGCGCACCGGTGGCTGCCGATGAGCTCTTCGCCAAGCTGTACCACGAGCTGCGCCGCCTGGCGCGCTCGCGCCTGGCTTCCGGCGGCCGCCACACGCTGCTGGACACCTCGGCGCTGGTGCACGAGGCCTTCATGCGCATGCAGCGCGGCGGCCTCGTCGAGCTGAAGGACCGCGAGCACTTCCTCGCCTATGCCGCCACCACCATGCGTTCGGTGGTCATCGACTTCGTGCGTCGGCGCAGCGCCGAGCGCCGCGGCGGTGGCATCGAGCACGTGACGCTGGACACGCGCGCCTCGGAGGAGCTCGGCGCCAGCGACGACGAGATCCTCGAGGTGCACGAGGCGCTGCAGACACTGGCACAGGTCGACCCGCGGCTGGTCCGCGTGGTGGAGATGCGCTACTTCGCAGGCCTCACCGACCTGGAGATCGCCAGCGCGCTCGGCGTCACCGACCGAACCGTGCGTCGCGACTGGGAACGCGCCCGGCTGCTGCTGGCGCAGATGCTCGGCCGCTGA
- a CDS encoding serine/threonine-protein kinase, with the protein MNVPAPPDPDLLRRVNALLEAALALPPDERDDWLNTLPPEHRDLLPMLHRLLARAESAESDTFMRQPLAVGTVDLAEPDGIEDQPGDVIGPYRLVRELGAGGMATVWLAERIDGSLQRQEALKLPRSGWAIGLAQRMARERDILASLEHPRIARLYDAGVTAEGRPWLAMEHVVGAPIDIHCRELRLDIRARLKLFLQVADAVSHAHARLVVHRDLKPGNILVTAEGEVRLLDFGVAKLLADDSAPGSQITQVMGRAVTPDYASPEQVSGRPVGVATDVYSLGVVLYELLSGVRPYRLKRDTAAALEEAILTADVPLASAQAADHRVARALRGDLDTIIAKAMRKEPARRYRSVEAMAADIERHLAGEAVLARPYSRWYRMRKAIARHRAALAIALALLAGTALATWQARVASSERDQANALLARNEAVNSFYTMLFTEAVAPEHAGAVRQMLERGTQMVAPAFGAVPEHEAAILRILSEFFDEPDRSEALLARAAEITRGSGDLTLRAQIDCDRGQMQEALGRGAEAAKMLERWIDAPGTPAVAAVHCLQMRGAMAANTLDGQLALRSTQAALQRLRAAGLGGGETEADLLGDIGYALHVSGRSSEAEAYFEDALQRYRALNRLDGLHARVMLSNWGVMELATGDVQRALQRYDELLASHRRLMAWRAPPSWVLGNHAVALERVGRLDEALASYSETQRVSDEAGHAQGVRYGLVGMAGVHLSMGRADEAAAELARADALAAGTNPREPANIRAEWVRARLALHAGRAVDAHAMLTRSIDFLKSIGHGEAYIGSTRRLRVDAALALGRHDEAIGDAREALAIAQRLHGGKPHSDHAGQAWLALGRAEQAAGRRTEARAAFEQAVQHLQATTGATSPDTARARELLAG; encoded by the coding sequence ATGAACGTGCCTGCCCCGCCCGACCCCGATCTGCTGCGCCGCGTCAACGCGCTGCTCGAGGCCGCGCTGGCCTTGCCGCCGGACGAACGCGACGACTGGCTGAACACGCTGCCTCCCGAGCATCGCGACCTGCTGCCGATGCTGCACCGACTGCTCGCGCGCGCCGAGTCGGCCGAATCCGACACCTTCATGCGGCAACCGCTGGCCGTGGGCACCGTCGATCTGGCCGAGCCCGACGGCATCGAAGACCAGCCCGGTGACGTGATCGGCCCGTACCGGCTCGTGCGCGAGCTGGGGGCCGGCGGCATGGCCACGGTGTGGCTGGCCGAGCGCATCGACGGCAGCCTGCAGCGGCAGGAGGCGCTGAAGCTGCCGCGCAGCGGCTGGGCCATCGGCCTGGCGCAGCGCATGGCCCGCGAGCGCGACATCCTGGCCAGCCTCGAACACCCGCGCATCGCGCGCCTCTACGACGCCGGCGTCACGGCCGAGGGCCGGCCCTGGCTGGCGATGGAACATGTCGTCGGCGCACCGATCGACATCCATTGCAGGGAGTTGCGGCTGGACATTCGCGCACGGCTGAAGCTGTTTCTGCAGGTGGCCGACGCCGTCTCGCATGCGCATGCGCGCCTGGTCGTGCACCGCGACCTGAAACCCGGCAACATCCTCGTCACGGCCGAGGGCGAGGTGCGGCTGCTCGACTTCGGCGTGGCCAAGCTGCTGGCGGACGACTCGGCGCCCGGCAGCCAGATCACGCAGGTGATGGGCCGCGCCGTGACGCCCGACTATGCGTCGCCCGAGCAGGTCAGCGGCCGGCCGGTGGGCGTGGCCACCGACGTGTATTCGCTCGGCGTGGTGCTGTACGAGTTGCTGTCCGGCGTGCGGCCCTATCGGCTCAAGCGCGACACCGCCGCCGCGCTCGAAGAAGCCATCCTCACGGCCGACGTGCCGCTGGCCAGCGCCCAGGCCGCCGACCACCGCGTCGCGCGTGCGCTGCGCGGCGACCTCGACACCATCATCGCCAAGGCCATGCGCAAGGAGCCCGCGCGCCGCTACCGCAGCGTCGAGGCCATGGCCGCCGACATCGAGCGCCATCTGGCCGGCGAAGCGGTGCTCGCGCGGCCCTACAGCCGCTGGTACCGGATGCGCAAGGCGATCGCTCGGCACCGGGCCGCCCTGGCCATTGCGCTGGCACTTCTGGCCGGCACGGCGCTGGCCACTTGGCAGGCTCGCGTGGCCTCGAGCGAGCGCGATCAGGCCAACGCCCTGCTGGCACGCAACGAGGCGGTGAACAGTTTCTACACGATGCTGTTCACCGAGGCCGTGGCCCCCGAACATGCCGGCGCGGTGCGGCAGATGCTGGAGCGCGGCACGCAGATGGTGGCGCCTGCGTTCGGCGCGGTGCCGGAGCACGAGGCCGCGATCCTGCGCATCCTCTCGGAATTCTTCGACGAGCCCGATCGCAGCGAAGCGCTGCTGGCTCGCGCCGCCGAGATCACGCGCGGCTCGGGCGACCTGACGCTGCGCGCGCAGATCGATTGCGACCGCGGACAGATGCAGGAAGCTCTGGGCCGCGGTGCCGAGGCGGCGAAGATGCTCGAGCGGTGGATCGACGCGCCCGGCACGCCCGCCGTGGCCGCGGTCCACTGCCTGCAGATGCGCGGCGCGATGGCCGCCAACACCCTGGATGGCCAGCTGGCGCTGCGTTCGACGCAGGCTGCGTTGCAGCGGCTGCGCGCGGCGGGGCTCGGCGGTGGCGAGACCGAAGCCGACCTGCTCGGCGACATCGGCTACGCGCTGCACGTGAGTGGGCGCAGCAGCGAGGCCGAGGCCTACTTCGAGGATGCGCTGCAGCGTTATCGCGCGCTCAACCGGCTGGACGGCCTGCATGCCCGCGTCATGCTGAGCAACTGGGGCGTGATGGAGCTCGCCACCGGCGACGTGCAGCGCGCACTGCAGCGCTACGACGAACTGCTCGCCAGCCATCGGCGGCTGATGGCTTGGCGCGCGCCGCCGAGCTGGGTGCTCGGCAATCACGCGGTGGCGCTGGAGCGCGTGGGGCGGCTCGACGAGGCCCTGGCCAGCTACAGCGAGACGCAGCGCGTCAGCGACGAAGCCGGGCATGCGCAGGGCGTCCGCTACGGCCTGGTCGGCATGGCCGGGGTGCATTTGTCGATGGGGCGCGCCGACGAGGCCGCCGCCGAGCTCGCCCGCGCCGATGCGCTGGCCGCCGGCACCAACCCGCGCGAGCCGGCGAACATCCGCGCCGAGTGGGTGCGCGCGCGCCTCGCGCTGCACGCCGGTCGCGCTGTCGACGCGCACGCGATGCTGACGCGCTCGATCGACTTCCTGAAGTCGATCGGCCATGGCGAGGCCTATATCGGCAGCACGCGGCGGCTGCGTGTCGACGCGGCCTTGGCGCTCGGCCGCCACGACGAGGCAATCGGCGATGCTCGCGAGGCGCTCGCCATCGCCCAGCGCCTGCATGGCGGCAAGCCGCATTCGGACCACGCAGGTCAGGCCTGGCTGGCATTGGGCCGCGCCGAGCAGGCCGCCGGCCGCAGGACCGAGGCACGCGCTGCGTTCGAGCAGGCTGTACAGCACCTGCAGGCAACGACCGGCGCCACGAGCCCGGATACGGCACGCGCCCGTGAATTGCTCGCCGGTTGA
- a CDS encoding DUF3563 family protein gives MTNLLKLLKSLLPSIESQKDRDEAYMAASVDIYDLERRMREIDERGRKNWSPIVHGLYAR, from the coding sequence ATGACGAACCTGCTGAAACTTCTGAAGTCCCTGCTCCCCTCGATCGAATCCCAAAAGGATCGCGACGAGGCCTACATGGCGGCGTCTGTCGACATCTACGACCTCGAACGCCGCATGCGTGAAATCGACGAACGCGGCCGCAAGAACTGGTCGCCGATCGTTCACGGGCTGTACGCCCGCTGA
- a CDS encoding formylglycine-generating enzyme family protein has translation MLIAVWAVAAAVQCAPAWPADAASAPAGVAPRGCEACPEMVSIPGGEFIMGSAAGERERDDDELPQRQVRIKPFALGRTEVTVAQWRQFVLASGYLTEAERNLYEPGCFTWEPQNIEWAWRAGRSWRDPGWSQKDDEPVVCISWTDAQVYVRWLDQHSGVKGWRLPSEAEWEYAARAGSTTRWPWGDDFDFACEHSNGTDRTKGPQGRAWTEARACRDGHWYAAPVGRYRPSAWGLHDMLGNVWEWVQDCYLPYAAAPGDGSAHETAACRGRVVRGGAWDDPPAVLRPAERFWLGAGNRNNNIGLRVARTLPP, from the coding sequence ATGCTGATCGCGGTGTGGGCAGTGGCCGCTGCCGTGCAATGTGCGCCGGCCTGGCCCGCGGACGCCGCGTCGGCGCCGGCGGGTGTGGCGCCTCGCGGCTGCGAGGCCTGCCCCGAGATGGTGTCGATTCCCGGTGGCGAGTTCATCATGGGCAGCGCGGCCGGCGAGCGTGAGCGAGACGACGATGAATTGCCGCAGCGGCAGGTGCGGATCAAGCCTTTCGCGCTCGGCAGGACCGAAGTGACCGTGGCCCAGTGGCGGCAGTTCGTGCTCGCCAGCGGCTACCTGACCGAGGCCGAACGCAACCTCTACGAACCTGGTTGCTTCACCTGGGAGCCGCAGAACATCGAGTGGGCGTGGCGCGCCGGCCGCAGTTGGCGCGATCCCGGCTGGAGCCAGAAGGACGACGAACCCGTGGTCTGCATCAGCTGGACGGACGCGCAGGTCTACGTGCGCTGGCTCGACCAGCACAGCGGCGTCAAGGGATGGCGGCTGCCTTCAGAGGCCGAATGGGAATACGCCGCCCGCGCCGGCAGCACGACCCGCTGGCCCTGGGGAGACGACTTCGACTTCGCCTGTGAGCACTCCAACGGCACCGACAGGACGAAGGGACCGCAGGGCCGCGCCTGGACAGAGGCTCGCGCCTGCAGGGACGGCCACTGGTATGCCGCCCCGGTGGGCCGCTACCGGCCCAGCGCCTGGGGCCTGCACGACATGCTGGGCAACGTGTGGGAATGGGTGCAGGACTGCTACCTGCCCTACGCCGCTGCGCCGGGCGACGGCAGTGCCCACGAAACAGCCGCTTGCCGGGGCCGCGTGGTGCGCGGCGGCGCCTGGGACGACCCGCCCGCGGTGTTGCGCCCGGCCGAGCGCTTCTGGCTGGGCGCGGGGAACCGCAACAACAACATCGGGCTGCGGGTGGCCAGGACCTTGCCGCCCTAG
- a CDS encoding glycosyl hydrolase gives MNASPTRLVLLVATRKGAWLLHGDTQRGAWTVDGPHFLGHTISHVKLDPRDGRTLLAAAKTGHLGPTVFRSTDLGATWKEARQPPAFAQPTNGLPARSVDHTFWLTPGHASERDSWYAGTSPQGLFRSEDGGVSWVPLPAVNDNAQFREWMGTVQDGTPDGPKLHSITIDPRDPAHLLFGMSGGGVHESRDAGRSWTTLIEGMEVVGGFDATTVTFHDPHCVRICPGNPDRLYQQNHCGIYRLDRPGKSWQRIGRSMPAEVGDIGFPMVVHPRDPDTAWVFPMDGTDVWPRTSPAGRPAAYVTRDAGQTWHRLDQGLPKEQAWWTVKRQAMTADALPEPALYLGTTSGELWIGHEGGARWVNIARHLPEIYAVEVAALA, from the coding sequence ATGAACGCATCGCCAACCCGCCTGGTACTGCTGGTGGCCACGCGCAAGGGCGCCTGGCTATTGCACGGCGACACGCAGCGCGGCGCCTGGACGGTCGACGGCCCGCACTTCCTCGGCCACACGATCAGCCACGTCAAGCTCGACCCACGCGACGGCCGCACCCTGCTGGCGGCGGCGAAGACAGGCCACCTCGGGCCGACGGTGTTCCGCTCCACCGACCTGGGTGCCACCTGGAAAGAGGCGCGCCAGCCGCCCGCATTTGCCCAGCCCACGAACGGCCTGCCGGCACGCTCCGTCGACCACACCTTCTGGCTGACGCCCGGCCACGCCAGCGAGCGCGACAGCTGGTACGCCGGCACCTCGCCGCAAGGTTTGTTCCGCTCCGAGGACGGTGGCGTCAGCTGGGTGCCGCTGCCCGCCGTCAACGACAACGCGCAGTTCCGCGAGTGGATGGGCACGGTGCAGGACGGCACGCCCGACGGCCCGAAGCTGCATTCCATCACCATCGACCCGCGCGACCCGGCGCACCTTCTGTTCGGCATGTCGGGCGGCGGCGTGCACGAGTCGCGCGACGCAGGCCGCAGCTGGACGACGCTGATCGAGGGCATGGAGGTGGTCGGCGGCTTCGACGCCACCACCGTGACCTTCCACGACCCGCACTGCGTGCGCATCTGCCCCGGCAACCCCGACCGCCTGTACCAGCAGAACCACTGCGGCATCTACAGGCTCGACCGGCCCGGCAAGTCCTGGCAGCGCATCGGCCGCAGCATGCCCGCCGAGGTGGGCGACATCGGCTTCCCGATGGTCGTGCACCCGCGCGATCCCGACACGGCGTGGGTGTTCCCGATGGACGGCACCGACGTCTGGCCGCGCACCAGCCCGGCCGGCCGCCCGGCCGCCTACGTGACGCGCGACGCAGGCCAGACCTGGCATCGGCTCGACCAGGGCCTGCCGAAGGAGCAGGCCTGGTGGACCGTCAAGCGCCAGGCGATGACGGCCGATGCGCTGCCGGAGCCGGCGCTGTACCTGGGCACCACCAGCGGCGAGCTGTGGATCGGGCACGAGGGCGGCGCGCGCTGGGTCAACATCGCCCGCCACCTGCCGGAGATCTACGCGGTCGAAGTCGCGGCGCTCGCATGA
- a CDS encoding MoaD/ThiS family protein translates to MKVLVPGALRSYTGETNVEATGDTLLALFADLDRRYPGLRFRVVDEQLLLRPNMRIFVNGLCVRDLGHALRPDDFVAIVLALSGG, encoded by the coding sequence ATGAAGGTGCTGGTGCCGGGCGCGCTGCGCTCCTATACGGGCGAGACGAATGTCGAGGCCACCGGCGACACGCTGCTCGCGCTGTTCGCCGACCTCGACCGCCGCTACCCGGGCCTGCGCTTCCGCGTGGTCGACGAGCAGTTGCTGCTGCGGCCGAACATGCGCATCTTCGTCAACGGCCTGTGCGTGCGCGATCTCGGCCACGCGCTGCGGCCGGACGACTTCGTGGCCATCGTGCTCGCGCTCAGCGGCGGTTGA
- a CDS encoding Crp/Fnr family transcriptional regulator: MRFGTPYRRPDMINTTCHLAAIDTGNQLLAQLRDEAWHQFEPDLEPVELTQGRTLQEAGARLQYVYFPTSAVVSLVSAMRDGGSTEVAVVSNEGMVGVCAFMGGGTALSDGVVQTSGHAWRMPAPALASHAARHEAVMLPLLRYAQALFVQLAQASACHRRHTFHQQLCCWLLLQQDHHPGKDLRVTQERIAELLGVRRETVTAGAVKLQKSGLIRYSRGHIAILDRNGLEGQSCECYAVVRSAYDKLADAPLAEPASGGYRHAGHGRILLNGRPVPDRTAAAWAA, from the coding sequence GTGCGCTTCGGCACGCCCTATCGGAGGCCCGACATGATCAATACAACTTGCCACCTGGCAGCCATCGACACCGGAAATCAGTTGCTCGCTCAGTTGCGCGACGAGGCCTGGCACCAGTTCGAACCGGATCTCGAGCCTGTCGAGCTGACGCAAGGCCGCACGCTGCAGGAGGCCGGTGCAAGACTGCAGTACGTGTACTTTCCCACCAGCGCCGTCGTATCGCTGGTGTCGGCCATGCGGGACGGCGGCTCGACCGAGGTGGCCGTGGTCAGCAACGAGGGCATGGTCGGCGTCTGCGCCTTCATGGGCGGCGGCACCGCACTGAGCGACGGCGTCGTGCAGACCTCCGGGCATGCCTGGCGGATGCCTGCGCCGGCCTTGGCGAGCCACGCGGCGCGCCACGAAGCGGTGATGCTGCCCTTGCTGCGCTATGCGCAGGCCCTGTTCGTCCAACTGGCCCAGGCCTCGGCGTGCCACCGCCGCCATACCTTCCACCAGCAGCTGTGCTGCTGGCTCTTGCTGCAACAGGACCACCACCCGGGCAAGGACCTGCGGGTGACGCAAGAGCGCATTGCCGAACTGCTCGGGGTGCGGCGTGAGACCGTCACTGCCGGCGCAGTGAAGCTGCAGAAGTCAGGTTTGATCCGCTACTCCCGCGGGCACATCGCCATCCTGGACCGCAACGGGCTCGAAGGCCAGAGTTGCGAGTGCTACGCCGTGGTCCGGTCAGCCTACGACAAGCTAGCCGATGCGCCCCTGGCAGAGCCGGCTTCCGGTGGATACCGGCATGCCGGACACGGTCGCATTCTGCTCAACGGCAGGCCGGTCCCGGACCGCACGGCTGCCGCCTGGGCTGCTTGA
- a CDS encoding response regulator: protein MHLLLVEDDLELGAELQRALSGCGLTSEWVRGTKHARALTEGECGDDTPHFACVLLDSRLPDGDGIDLLLHWRRRSISMPVIVMSARDALELRVAALDAGADDYVTKPCAPVEIVSRVRAVVRRTAGQASQLWNVGALRIATGRREVRVDGEVLALSPKEYQIVVELARLPGETVSKHRLARAVAPLSEPLEFSALEWHIHNLRRKIGTELIRTVRGVGYCLVND, encoded by the coding sequence ATGCATCTGTTGTTGGTGGAAGATGACCTGGAACTCGGCGCGGAGCTCCAGCGGGCCCTGTCGGGCTGCGGGCTCACGAGCGAGTGGGTGCGAGGCACGAAGCATGCTCGGGCGTTGACCGAGGGCGAATGCGGTGACGACACGCCGCACTTCGCCTGCGTCCTGCTCGACTCGCGGCTGCCCGACGGCGATGGCATCGACCTGCTCCTGCACTGGCGCCGGCGCAGCATCTCGATGCCGGTCATCGTGATGTCGGCCCGCGACGCGCTGGAACTGCGCGTCGCAGCGCTGGACGCCGGTGCGGACGACTACGTCACCAAGCCTTGCGCGCCCGTGGAGATCGTCTCCCGCGTGCGCGCGGTGGTCCGCCGCACGGCGGGGCAGGCCTCGCAGCTCTGGAACGTGGGCGCGTTGCGGATCGCCACCGGCAGGCGAGAAGTCCGCGTCGATGGTGAAGTCCTGGCCCTGTCGCCCAAGGAGTACCAGATCGTGGTGGAACTGGCCAGGCTGCCGGGCGAGACGGTGTCGAAGCATCGCCTGGCGCGGGCCGTGGCTCCGCTGTCCGAGCCGCTCGAGTTCAGTGCGCTCGAGTGGCACATCCACAATCTGCGACGCAAGATCGGCACCGAGCTCATTCGCACCGTGCGTGGCGTCGGCTACTGCCTGGTGAATGACTGA